The Bacillota bacterium genome has a window encoding:
- a CDS encoding chemotaxis protein CheA, with the protein MDLSQYMDLFLAEAKEHLESLNENLLKLEENPADHEVLNEIFRSAHTLKGMAATMGFEQITELTHEMENALTLLKEGKLYVTPEVIDVLLRCLDALDVMMKDLRNSGEQPFPYQPLLGKLQDLSKLSWSKSDLPSHAEQLPPKPLEFNEYEISVLKAAENSKYRVYHIKIGLSPDTIMKSVRAFMVFRSLEEYGQIIKCQPPVQDLEEEQFEDSFEVVFVSQAPPETISQALEKIAEVRVLALQELNTKKLENQQIGSHQDKIESPGNRAPSFSSGAGRTLRTVRVDIERLDNLMNLVGELVINKTRLEQIGLTHRITDLLEAIEQMGRLTTDLQSLVMKVRMVPIEQVFNRFPRMVRDLAREMGKDVQFIMEGKETELDRTVIDEIGDPLVHLIRNAIDHGIESPEERVQAGKEKTAYLRLAAYHEGNNVIIEVEDDGRGIDIEKVRTQAINKGFFTEKEREYLDDNALLKVIFQPGFSTADVVTDISGRGVGLDVVKSKIESLNGSIEVETKKKMGTKVKISLPLTLAIIQALLVSVGHEQYAIPLSSIDETTFVLPEQIKTVQNQEVMVLRGIVLPLVRLQRVLEVSMTTSENEELYVVVVRKGEHRIGLVVDLLVGQQDIVIKSLGKLLTGIPGIAGATILGNGEVSLILDVNTLF; encoded by the coding sequence TTGGACCTATCTCAATATATGGATTTATTTTTAGCCGAGGCTAAAGAACATTTAGAATCTTTAAATGAAAATCTTCTTAAGCTGGAAGAGAATCCCGCAGATCACGAGGTGTTAAATGAAATCTTTCGGTCTGCCCATACACTGAAAGGTATGGCTGCTACCATGGGTTTTGAACAAATTACCGAACTAACCCATGAAATGGAAAATGCCCTTACTCTTCTGAAAGAGGGTAAACTTTACGTTACCCCTGAAGTCATTGACGTGCTTTTAAGATGTCTAGACGCCCTTGACGTAATGATGAAAGATTTAAGAAACAGCGGTGAGCAACCCTTTCCTTATCAACCCCTTCTCGGCAAACTACAGGACCTCAGCAAGCTATCCTGGAGTAAATCGGATTTACCCTCCCACGCGGAGCAACTTCCTCCTAAGCCTCTAGAGTTTAATGAATACGAGATCTCGGTTCTGAAAGCCGCTGAAAATAGTAAATACCGGGTTTATCACATTAAAATCGGGTTATCTCCGGATACGATTATGAAATCGGTACGTGCCTTTATGGTTTTTCGAAGCCTGGAAGAATACGGACAAATTATTAAATGTCAACCTCCTGTTCAAGATCTCGAAGAAGAACAGTTTGAAGACAGCTTTGAAGTTGTCTTTGTTTCCCAAGCACCTCCCGAAACCATTTCTCAAGCTTTAGAAAAAATTGCAGAAGTACGTGTTTTAGCTCTTCAGGAACTTAACACCAAAAAGCTGGAAAACCAACAAATAGGGTCCCACCAGGATAAAATCGAATCTCCTGGAAATCGAGCTCCTTCTTTTTCGTCCGGTGCCGGTCGAACTTTAAGAACGGTCAGGGTTGATATCGAACGCCTCGATAATTTAATGAATCTGGTCGGAGAACTGGTAATTAATAAAACACGACTTGAACAAATTGGGTTGACTCACCGGATTACAGATCTTCTTGAAGCGATCGAACAAATGGGGCGGCTCACAACTGATCTCCAGTCTCTTGTAATGAAAGTCAGAATGGTTCCTATTGAACAGGTCTTTAACAGGTTCCCCCGCATGGTAAGAGATCTTGCCAGAGAAATGGGCAAAGATGTGCAATTTATAATGGAAGGAAAGGAAACAGAACTGGACCGTACTGTAATTGACGAAATCGGTGATCCCCTTGTCCATCTAATTAGAAACGCAATTGACCATGGCATTGAATCCCCCGAAGAAAGGGTACAGGCGGGCAAGGAAAAAACAGCCTATCTTCGCCTTGCGGCTTACCATGAAGGAAACAATGTGATTATTGAAGTTGAAGACGACGGCAGGGGCATTGACATTGAGAAAGTACGGACTCAAGCAATTAATAAAGGCTTTTTTACGGAAAAAGAAAGGGAATATCTAGACGATAATGCGCTTTTAAAAGTAATCTTCCAGCCCGGGTTCAGCACCGCCGATGTTGTAACCGATATATCCGGCCGGGGGGTAGGACTTGATGTTGTAAAGTCTAAAATTGAATCCTTAAATGGAAGTATTGAAGTTGAAACGAAAAAAAAGATGGGAACAAAAGTAAAAATAAGTCTTCCACTGACCCTTGCAATTATTCAGGCCCTCCTCGTAAGCGTGGGGCACGAGCAATACGCAATTCCACTTAGTTCGATTGACGAAACTACTTTTGTTTTACCTGAGCAAATCAAGACCGTGCAAAATCAAGAGGTGATGGTACTCCGGGGAATAGTTTTACCATTGGTCCGGCTCCAACGCGTGCTTGAGGTTTCGATGACAACCTCGGAAAATGAAGAGTTATACGTTGTTGTCGTTCGAAAAGGAGAGCACCGGATCGGGCTCGTTGTAGACCTTCTCGTAGGGCAGCAGGATATTGTCATTAAATCGCTGGGTAAACTCCTTACGGGCATTCCCGGTATTGCCGGAGCTACAATTTTAGGAAATGGCGAAGTGTCTTTAATCCTTGATGTAAACACGCTGTTTTAA
- a CDS encoding chemotaxis response regulator protein-glutamate methylesterase gives MFSQIKVLVVDDSPFMRKIISDLLETDPALKVVGTARNGEDALKKISELSPDVVTLDVEMPVIDGLVTLEKIMQQKPLPVIMLSSLTQKGAEITIKALQKGAVDFVPKPSGTISLNLAKVKDDLIGKVKIAATVKVQRTPVPGPGKSPPTLFHSTVQTVPRKLILIGTSTGGPKALNEILPKLPKNIPAAVVIVQHMPAGFTRSLAERLDQISEIRVKEAEDRERVVSGTAYIAPGDYHLLVERISPQHSDPVLRLSKDPPVNGHRPSVDVMMQSAARANGWELIGVILTGMGHDGREGIRAIKEKQAKIIAENETTAVVFGMPKAVIEAKLVDRVLPLHAVAPEIIHLVNST, from the coding sequence ATTTTTTCACAGATTAAAGTTCTCGTTGTTGACGACTCTCCTTTTATGCGAAAAATTATTTCTGATTTATTGGAAACAGATCCTGCCCTCAAAGTAGTGGGTACGGCGCGGAATGGGGAAGATGCTTTAAAAAAAATATCTGAGCTCAGTCCCGACGTCGTTACCCTTGATGTAGAAATGCCAGTAATAGACGGTCTCGTTACACTAGAAAAAATCATGCAGCAAAAGCCTCTTCCGGTAATCATGCTCAGTAGCTTAACTCAAAAGGGAGCAGAAATTACAATTAAAGCGCTCCAAAAGGGTGCCGTTGATTTTGTTCCCAAACCTTCCGGAACCATTTCCCTTAATCTCGCAAAGGTTAAGGATGACCTGATCGGCAAGGTTAAAATTGCCGCAACGGTTAAGGTTCAGCGAACACCCGTACCTGGACCGGGAAAGTCCCCGCCAACACTTTTTCACTCAACCGTTCAAACAGTACCAAGGAAATTAATACTCATCGGGACTTCAACGGGAGGGCCGAAAGCACTTAATGAAATCTTACCCAAGTTACCAAAAAATATCCCTGCAGCAGTAGTTATTGTTCAACATATGCCCGCAGGGTTTACGCGCTCATTAGCAGAACGCCTTGATCAAATTTCTGAAATACGCGTTAAAGAGGCCGAAGACCGGGAAAGAGTTGTGTCAGGCACCGCCTATATCGCACCTGGTGATTACCACCTGCTTGTGGAGCGCATTTCTCCTCAACACAGTGATCCTGTGTTGCGGTTAAGCAAGGATCCGCCGGTAAACGGACATCGCCCTTCTGTAGATGTCATGATGCAGTCGGCAGCAAGGGCCAATGGCTGGGAATTGATAGGTGTTATCCTAACAGGAATGGGCCACGACGGACGAGAGGGGATCCGGGCAATTAAGGAAAAGCAGGCGAAAATCATTGCAGAGAACGAAACAACCGCAGTCGTCTTTGGAATGCCAAAGGCTGTAATTGAGGCGAAACTCGTTGATCGCGTGCTTCCCCTTCACGCGGTAGCACCGGAGATCATCCATCTAGTGAATAGTACTTAA
- a CDS encoding PilZ domain-containing protein — MIKEELRINQRVEILLQNSAYDSNYAGSYPSRVEEILSDKIFFAAPIKKGIPIPLRKGDPITVNYWGQTAGYSFTTKVIETRFKRVLPVIIVERPKKVTRIQRRNFLRIPAVLPLTFSILEGPERVSRPEIFHTETVDLSGGGAMIKTPVKLSKDEYLEMELTLPRKGTINIVGRVVRTQETKKGSTGLIYLTGIDFEVIDESDRDKIIAFVFERQRELRRKGLM, encoded by the coding sequence TTGATAAAAGAAGAGTTAAGAATTAACCAGAGGGTAGAAATTCTACTTCAAAATAGTGCTTATGATAGTAATTATGCCGGAAGTTATCCCAGCAGGGTTGAAGAAATTCTTTCGGATAAGATATTTTTTGCCGCGCCTATCAAGAAGGGAATCCCGATTCCCCTGCGAAAAGGGGACCCCATTACTGTTAATTACTGGGGACAGACAGCAGGTTATAGCTTTACCACAAAAGTAATTGAGACAAGGTTTAAGCGAGTACTACCTGTTATTATCGTGGAAAGACCTAAAAAAGTGACGAGGATTCAAAGAAGAAATTTTTTACGGATCCCTGCTGTTCTCCCGCTTACGTTCAGTATTTTAGAGGGCCCGGAACGCGTCTCGCGACCTGAAATTTTTCATACAGAAACAGTCGATCTCAGCGGGGGAGGGGCAATGATTAAAACCCCGGTAAAGCTTTCGAAAGATGAGTATCTGGAAATGGAACTGACCCTGCCGCGCAAAGGTACTATTAACATAGTAGGAAGAGTTGTTCGAACACAGGAAACTAAAAAAGGTAGCACTGGATTAATATATTTAACCGGAATTGATTTCGAGGTTATTGATGAGTCAGATCGAGATAAAATCATCGCTTTCGTGTTCGAACGCCAGCGCGAATTGAGGCGAAAAGGTTTAATGTAG
- a CDS encoding MinD/ParA family protein, with protein MKDQAERLRLIAKSLQEQIRSQIRNSTKTCRVVAVTSGKGGVGKTNLALGLSLALAKAGYQVMILDADMGLANIDVILGLVPRYNLAHVFAGEKKIEDILQAGPAGLRIVPGGSGIEELANLEPLALTKLLKEIAVFDQRLDYLFVDTGAGISRQVLAFILAADEILLVTTPEPTALTDAYGLIKVFSRHQGKGKLKLIINMVRSEQEGYDAAQKLTTVVQQFLNIKIEVAGFIPADAAVQEAVRRHQAYILASPRAPASLSTIKIASSLGERAGNPTRGIQGFFEHLVSFIRVKGK; from the coding sequence GTGAAGGATCAGGCTGAAAGATTAAGACTGATCGCCAAGTCCTTACAAGAGCAAATTCGGAGTCAAATTCGGAACTCCACGAAAACCTGTCGGGTAGTTGCAGTAACTAGCGGTAAGGGGGGGGTTGGCAAGACCAACCTCGCCCTGGGATTATCCCTTGCCCTTGCAAAGGCAGGGTACCAAGTCATGATCCTGGATGCAGACATGGGTTTAGCTAATATTGACGTCATTTTGGGGTTAGTCCCGCGCTACAACCTTGCACACGTTTTTGCGGGAGAAAAAAAGATCGAAGACATTCTCCAGGCAGGTCCTGCCGGACTCCGGATTGTTCCAGGGGGATCGGGGATTGAAGAACTCGCAAATCTTGAGCCCTTAGCTCTCACAAAACTGCTCAAGGAAATCGCTGTATTTGATCAAAGGTTAGATTATCTTTTTGTCGATACCGGCGCGGGAATCTCCAGGCAAGTACTGGCTTTTATCCTGGCAGCAGATGAAATTCTTTTAGTGACTACCCCTGAACCTACTGCTCTCACTGATGCCTACGGATTAATTAAAGTTTTTAGCCGCCATCAAGGAAAGGGAAAACTAAAGCTAATCATCAATATGGTAAGAAGTGAACAAGAAGGTTACGATGCCGCTCAAAAACTAACCACTGTTGTTCAGCAGTTTTTGAACATAAAAATTGAGGTTGCAGGTTTTATTCCTGCTGACGCAGCGGTTCAAGAAGCAGTCCGACGACATCAAGCCTACATTCTGGCTTCCCCCCGGGCCCCAGCTTCTTTAAGCACCATTAAAATTGCTTCATCCCTCGGTGAACGCGCCGGGAACCCAACACGCGGGATTCAAGGTTTCTTCGAACATCTGGTTTCCTTTATCAGAGTCAAAGGGAAATAA
- the flhF gene encoding flagellar biosynthesis protein FlhF produces MLKVKAALGKDAVILHTRKFREGGIFGFFGRDLVEVIAAVDDGDFNHSTNKTPSPSLSPILASGPLKVENLEVKKEIAEVKTLLGQMIEELELSTFQGSSYPKYFEQAYRVLRASEVEEKLAHKIIHEALQLLQPEQWQDVTEIHRTLETLIARRLLRPHPIIFKKAGEKKRIAVVGPTGVGKTTTIAKLAAIFAILEKKEVALATVDTYRVAAVDQLKTYAEIIAVPLEVAYTPKELQDALAKHGEKDLILIDTAGRSPLNEVQMAELKAFLEPSSEIEIFLVLGATTKQTDLWDAVARFSQLSIKRLIFTKLDETQSYGVILNVVNRLRKTLAYVTAGQNVPDDIEVPDPVKIAKKILRVKEK; encoded by the coding sequence ATGCTCAAAGTAAAGGCCGCGCTGGGCAAAGATGCCGTTATTTTACATACCCGAAAGTTTCGGGAGGGCGGCATATTTGGTTTTTTTGGACGCGATCTCGTTGAAGTGATCGCAGCAGTTGATGATGGCGACTTTAATCATTCCACGAACAAAACTCCTTCCCCTAGCCTTTCTCCTATCCTTGCCTCCGGCCCTTTAAAGGTAGAAAATCTCGAAGTAAAAAAAGAAATCGCTGAAGTGAAAACCTTGCTGGGACAGATGATCGAGGAGTTAGAATTGAGTACTTTCCAAGGGAGTTCCTATCCAAAGTATTTTGAGCAGGCTTATCGAGTTTTAAGAGCGAGTGAGGTCGAAGAAAAACTTGCTCATAAAATTATTCATGAGGCTCTTCAGCTTCTCCAACCGGAACAGTGGCAGGACGTCACGGAGATCCATCGAACCCTGGAAACTCTAATCGCGCGGCGTTTGCTTCGCCCGCACCCGATCATTTTTAAAAAAGCGGGAGAGAAAAAGAGGATCGCCGTGGTGGGTCCCACAGGGGTTGGAAAGACCACAACAATAGCAAAACTTGCCGCAATTTTTGCTATTCTCGAAAAAAAAGAGGTCGCCCTTGCAACTGTCGATACTTATCGTGTTGCCGCTGTGGATCAGTTGAAAACTTACGCAGAAATTATCGCCGTTCCTCTCGAAGTGGCCTATACCCCGAAAGAACTCCAGGATGCCCTTGCAAAACATGGAGAAAAAGATCTGATTCTCATTGATACGGCTGGACGGAGCCCGCTCAACGAAGTGCAAATGGCTGAACTGAAAGCCTTTTTAGAGCCGTCCAGTGAAATAGAGATTTTCCTCGTTTTGGGGGCTACCACCAAACAAACAGATTTATGGGATGCTGTTGCACGGTTCAGCCAGCTTTCAATCAAACGCTTAATTTTTACTAAACTCGATGAAACCCAAAGCTACGGCGTGATTTTAAATGTTGTCAATCGCTTGCGAAAAACTCTAGCCTATGTAACAGCCGGACAAAACGTTCCCGATGACATTGAAGTCCCGGATCCTGTCAAAATTGCAAAAAAGATTTTGCGGGTGAAAGAAAAGTGA
- the flhA gene encoding flagellar biosynthesis protein FlhA, with product MAAIPLGQNRYFKYIDVVVAVAVILAVVMMIIPVPSGLLSALLIFNITLSLLILLVSLFTQEPLEFSVFPSLLLIMTLFRLCLNISTTRLILLYAYAGEVVQKFGGFVIGGNPAVGFIIFLILIVIQFIVITRGAERVSEVAARFTLDAMPGKQMSIDADLNAGLITENEARARRRKIQQEADFYGAMDGASKFVRGDAIAALVIIIINILGGFIIGLIQKGMSFQQALQTYTVLTVGDGLVTQIPALLVSTSAGIIVTRAAAEASFGLDLSRQLLSYPKALGIAGGILLLLALLGLPPIPILLISGILGGLAYTLDRSLKETRRQEEERARVQEFEEAKKPEHVLSLVQVDPLEIELGYNLIPLVDTKQGGDLLDRVVMIRRQCVLELGFIVPPVRIRDNMQLNPNTYVIKVKGVEVTRGDLMLDHLLALGPEVQTRLEGIKTREPTFGLPALWIPAYHREDAELAGFTVVDPTSVIATHLTEIIRNYAHELLSRQDVQNLLDHVKKSYAAVVNELYPDLLTLGEIQKVLGNLLREKVSIRDLVTILETLADYARLTRDPDLLTEHVRQALGRQIVGQYLEDHKLYVLTLDPEVEQAVKEGIQKTEHGSYLTIDPQTVQQILNRLHIMAQKMIEAGHQPVVLCPPGIRPYLKRLTERVLPGLVVLSFNELQSNIQVESLGMVSTLES from the coding sequence TTGGCCGCGATTCCTTTAGGCCAAAACCGTTATTTTAAATACATCGATGTTGTGGTAGCCGTAGCTGTTATCCTGGCTGTAGTCATGATGATTATTCCAGTACCGTCCGGACTACTCAGCGCACTTCTGATCTTCAATATCACCCTATCCCTGTTAATCTTACTTGTCTCCCTCTTTACGCAGGAACCGTTAGAGTTTTCCGTATTTCCGTCTCTCCTTCTGATCATGACGCTATTTCGTCTCTGCCTTAATATTTCTACAACCCGGCTCATTCTTCTCTACGCGTACGCCGGGGAGGTGGTCCAAAAGTTCGGTGGTTTTGTAATCGGGGGAAACCCTGCAGTTGGGTTTATCATCTTCTTAATACTCATCGTAATCCAGTTTATTGTAATTACGCGGGGGGCAGAACGGGTCTCGGAAGTCGCCGCCAGGTTTACTTTAGACGCAATGCCGGGAAAGCAAATGAGTATAGATGCGGACCTGAACGCGGGTTTGATTACAGAAAACGAGGCCCGGGCACGGCGCCGCAAAATCCAGCAAGAGGCGGATTTTTACGGGGCAATGGACGGAGCCAGCAAATTTGTCCGGGGCGACGCGATTGCTGCCCTGGTAATCATTATAATTAACATTTTAGGTGGTTTTATAATAGGTCTGATCCAGAAAGGAATGTCTTTCCAACAGGCCCTCCAGACATATACTGTACTCACCGTAGGTGACGGTCTCGTTACCCAGATTCCCGCCCTCCTCGTCTCGACCTCGGCAGGGATTATTGTCACCCGGGCAGCAGCGGAAGCTAGTTTCGGCTTGGATCTTTCCAGGCAATTACTAAGTTATCCAAAAGCTCTGGGGATTGCCGGAGGTATTTTACTCCTCCTCGCCCTTTTAGGTCTCCCTCCTATCCCGATCCTTTTGATTTCCGGGATTCTTGGGGGCTTAGCTTATACCCTCGATCGCTCCTTGAAAGAAACTCGGAGGCAGGAGGAAGAAAGGGCAAGGGTTCAAGAATTCGAAGAAGCCAAGAAGCCTGAACATGTTTTATCTCTTGTTCAGGTAGATCCGCTAGAAATCGAATTAGGCTATAACCTGATTCCCCTCGTAGATACAAAACAGGGAGGAGACCTGCTGGACCGGGTTGTGATGATCAGGCGGCAATGTGTTTTAGAGTTAGGTTTTATCGTTCCTCCTGTCCGCATCCGCGATAACATGCAGTTAAACCCGAATACCTACGTAATTAAGGTAAAAGGAGTAGAGGTAACGCGCGGTGATTTGATGCTGGATCACCTCCTCGCCCTCGGACCCGAAGTTCAAACAAGACTGGAGGGGATTAAGACCCGAGAGCCGACCTTTGGTTTACCGGCTTTATGGATTCCGGCCTACCATCGAGAGGATGCTGAGTTGGCCGGTTTTACAGTGGTGGACCCAACATCGGTAATTGCCACCCATCTCACAGAAATCATTAGAAACTATGCCCACGAATTGCTGAGCAGACAAGATGTCCAAAACCTGCTTGATCACGTTAAAAAAAGTTACGCCGCTGTAGTAAACGAGCTCTATCCTGATTTACTCACACTTGGAGAGATTCAGAAGGTGCTCGGAAATCTTTTAAGAGAAAAAGTATCAATTCGAGATTTGGTTACTATTCTCGAAACTTTAGCAGACTACGCGCGCCTGACGAGAGACCCTGATCTCCTCACTGAACACGTGCGCCAGGCTCTAGGGAGGCAAATCGTGGGACAATACCTCGAGGATCATAAACTTTACGTCTTGACTCTCGATCCTGAAGTGGAACAGGCCGTAAAGGAGGGGATCCAAAAAACCGAACACGGTTCATATCTTACGATAGACCCCCAAACGGTCCAGCAAATTTTGAACCGGTTACACATCATGGCGCAAAAGATGATCGAGGCAGGACACCAACCTGTTGTCCTTTGTCCACCTGGAATCAGACCTTACTTGAAGCGTTTAACGGAAAGAGTATTACCGGGTCTCGTCGTCCTCTCTTTTAACGAACTTCAATCGAACATTCAAGTTGAGTCACTAGGGATGGTGAGCACTCTTGAAAGTTAG
- the flhB gene encoding flagellar biosynthesis protein FlhB, whose translation MKNFVEPLNLQLFAEERTEKATPRRREEARKKGQVTRSIEVNSAVILLCTFLFLKIFGPWVGNQVGNFANLVLTDLILEEWGTKTVYSILFFSAVAFFQISLPVMGIALGAGLAANFLQVGFLFTSEPLAPRLNRINPIEGFKRIFSRRALLELVKSIAKVGVAGYLAYSTVRANFILFPRLLDISIAEAVKHIGELSTNIILRIGLFLLALAIFDYVFQYWEHEKSLRMTKQEVKEEFRQYEGDPQIRARIRQRQRQISYHRMMQQVPKADVVITNPTHYAVALQYVPEQMAAPLVLAKGVDEVALRIKAIAQEYGITVFEDPPLAQTLYKTVEVGDLIPPELYEAVAQVLAFVYQLHPNHFKKKGVI comes from the coding sequence TTGAAGAACTTTGTGGAACCGCTGAATTTACAACTCTTTGCGGAAGAACGTACAGAAAAGGCAACGCCCCGACGCCGGGAAGAAGCCCGGAAAAAAGGCCAGGTAACGCGGAGCATAGAAGTAAATTCAGCAGTAATCCTCCTGTGCACCTTCCTTTTTCTTAAAATATTCGGCCCCTGGGTAGGTAATCAGGTCGGGAATTTTGCGAATCTGGTACTCACCGATTTAATTCTTGAGGAATGGGGCACAAAAACGGTTTACTCTATCCTGTTTTTCAGTGCAGTAGCTTTTTTCCAGATCTCTCTCCCCGTAATGGGAATTGCCCTGGGGGCAGGTCTTGCAGCAAATTTCCTTCAAGTAGGCTTCCTTTTTACGTCAGAACCTCTTGCCCCAAGGTTGAACCGGATTAATCCGATTGAAGGATTTAAACGAATTTTTTCCCGGCGGGCCTTACTTGAACTGGTGAAATCGATAGCAAAGGTAGGGGTTGCAGGCTACCTGGCATACAGTACGGTTCGAGCCAATTTTATCCTTTTCCCCCGCCTCCTGGATATAAGTATTGCAGAGGCAGTAAAACACATCGGAGAGTTAAGCACTAACATCATCCTACGGATCGGGCTTTTTTTGCTCGCTCTCGCGATCTTTGACTACGTTTTTCAATACTGGGAGCACGAGAAATCTCTCCGGATGACAAAACAAGAAGTAAAAGAGGAATTCCGCCAGTACGAGGGAGACCCCCAGATTCGCGCTCGAATCCGGCAACGCCAGAGGCAAATCTCGTACCACCGTATGATGCAACAAGTCCCTAAAGCAGATGTCGTGATTACTAACCCTACTCATTATGCCGTGGCACTCCAGTACGTGCCGGAACAAATGGCGGCTCCGCTTGTCCTGGCGAAAGGTGTTGATGAAGTAGCTTTAAGAATTAAAGCAATTGCCCAAGAGTATGGAATCACTGTTTTTGAGGACCCTCCCCTGGCCCAGACCTTATATAAAACTGTTGAGGTGGGTGATTTGATCCCGCCGGAACTTTATGAAGCAGTAGCACAGGTCCTGGCTTTCGTCTACCAGTTGCACCCGAATCACTTCAAGAAAAAAGGTGTGATCTAG
- the fliR gene encoding flagellar biosynthetic protein FliR — translation MDFLGSLFNEIDLYFLIWGRITGFLLTAIPFNNRNIPAQVKIWLAALITFLIFMIHPRENLQIAQTVMTYLFQFLGEVLIGAIIGFLTQLVFSTLQLAGQMIDMQIGFGIVNVIDPQYGIQIPVLGNFKYILAVLFFFVINGHHLLLTALTRSYHTIPIGNLHFSGTFYSFIFTLAGELFSTALKISLPVLGALFITDLALGIVARTVPQMNVFIVGLPLKIGVGLGLLMLIMPLFIWIFNLLFTGLFEDLNKLMVILGR, via the coding sequence ATGGATTTTCTGGGGTCACTCTTTAACGAAATCGATCTTTATTTTTTGATCTGGGGTAGAATAACCGGTTTTTTGCTCACAGCCATTCCCTTCAACAATCGGAATATCCCTGCTCAAGTAAAGATTTGGTTGGCGGCACTGATTACTTTTCTAATTTTTATGATCCACCCCCGCGAAAACCTCCAAATCGCTCAAACAGTGATGACTTATCTTTTTCAATTTCTTGGAGAGGTACTGATTGGAGCAATTATTGGATTCCTTACACAATTAGTTTTTAGTACGCTGCAACTCGCAGGGCAGATGATTGATATGCAGATCGGTTTCGGCATCGTGAACGTGATCGATCCACAGTACGGAATTCAAATTCCAGTATTGGGTAACTTTAAATACATTTTAGCGGTTCTTTTCTTTTTTGTGATTAACGGACATCACCTACTCTTAACGGCTCTCACCCGGAGTTACCATACTATACCCATTGGGAATCTACATTTTTCTGGCACTTTTTATTCATTTATCTTTACCCTTGCAGGTGAATTGTTCAGCACAGCTTTGAAAATTTCCCTACCGGTGCTGGGGGCTTTATTCATTACAGATCTTGCTTTAGGAATCGTTGCTCGCACTGTCCCTCAAATGAATGTTTTTATTGTCGGGTTGCCCCTTAAAATCGGGGTTGGATTGGGTTTATTAATGCTAATTATGCCCCTTTTTATCTGGATTTTTAATTTACTCTTCACCGGTCTTTTTGAGGATCTTAATAAGCTCATGGTAATTCTGGGACGGTGA
- the fliQ gene encoding flagellar biosynthesis protein FliQ, whose product MTEEFVITLGREALYAVLLVSAPLLGVSLLVGLLISIFQATTQIQEQTLTFVPKIIAVLVTAVIFAPWILQILVSFTQNLYLNVHRLAGGG is encoded by the coding sequence ATGACGGAAGAATTTGTAATTACTTTAGGTCGAGAGGCATTATATGCAGTTCTGCTTGTTTCCGCTCCCCTCTTGGGAGTCAGTCTGCTGGTGGGTTTGCTTATCAGTATTTTCCAAGCAACAACTCAGATCCAGGAGCAAACCCTAACTTTTGTCCCGAAAATTATTGCCGTTTTGGTGACAGCCGTAATTTTTGCTCCCTGGATACTTCAGATTCTGGTTTCCTTCACCCAGAACCTTTATCTAAATGTTCACCGTTTGGCGGGCGGTGGTTAA